One genomic segment of Corallococcus silvisoli includes these proteins:
- a CDS encoding 3-oxoacyl-[acyl-carrier-protein] synthase III C-terminal domain-containing protein, giving the protein MSAATYALLGVGAAVPGTVRGNEDPLFEPLRRAAGSGGEHALFYGNRERRALGPGESLASLTARAGAAALQDAGLTASDVQRLYGYVSVSEFIAPNALYAVHRELGLGQGALVVPVQADFANFLMGVVLAWEALRAGSIQHALVAVGSAWTRNVDYTQGHAIGIGDGAGAVVVGAGERLTLVDWGADTFSDEYGAMMMGPRPESGLAHPTYGIAPTSGVQAFLNSGMNGPPRLVERLLHKHGVAREDVTLISHQATRKLMDHWAKEIRPREYLDTFEDFGNMVHASIPVTLARFHRELRTKYLVMVGLGIGAHQMALLVRV; this is encoded by the coding sequence ATGAGCGCCGCGACCTACGCGCTGCTGGGCGTTGGCGCCGCCGTGCCCGGCACGGTGCGCGGCAACGAGGATCCCCTCTTCGAGCCCCTGCGCCGTGCCGCCGGAAGTGGCGGGGAGCACGCGCTCTTCTACGGCAATCGCGAGCGACGGGCGCTGGGGCCGGGTGAGTCCCTGGCCTCGCTCACCGCGCGCGCGGGCGCCGCCGCGCTCCAGGACGCGGGGCTGACCGCCTCGGACGTGCAGCGGCTGTATGGCTACGTGTCGGTGTCGGAGTTCATCGCGCCGAACGCGCTCTACGCGGTGCACCGGGAGCTGGGGCTGGGGCAGGGCGCCCTGGTGGTTCCGGTGCAGGCGGACTTCGCCAACTTCCTGATGGGCGTGGTGCTGGCCTGGGAGGCGCTGCGCGCGGGCAGCATCCAGCACGCGCTGGTCGCGGTGGGCTCCGCGTGGACGCGCAACGTGGACTACACGCAAGGGCACGCCATCGGCATTGGCGACGGCGCGGGCGCGGTGGTGGTGGGCGCGGGAGAGCGGCTGACCCTGGTGGACTGGGGCGCGGACACCTTCAGCGACGAGTACGGCGCGATGATGATGGGGCCGCGGCCGGAGTCCGGGCTCGCGCACCCTACCTATGGCATCGCGCCCACGTCGGGCGTGCAGGCCTTCCTGAACTCTGGAATGAACGGGCCGCCCCGGCTGGTGGAGCGGCTGCTCCACAAGCACGGCGTGGCGCGCGAGGACGTGACGCTCATCTCGCACCAGGCCACGCGCAAGCTGATGGACCACTGGGCGAAGGAGATCCGCCCGCGCGAGTACCTGGACACGTTCGAGGACTTCGGGAACATGGTGCACGCGTCCATCCCGGTGACGCTGGCCCGGTTCCACCGCGAGCTGCGAACGAAGTACCTGGTGATGGTGGGCCTGGGGATCGGCGCGCACCAGATGGCCCTGCTGGTGCGCGTCTGA